The following are from one region of the Actinoplanes sp. L3-i22 genome:
- a CDS encoding WXG100 family type VII secretion target: MAEVNVDYTAVNTVATRLTTEGGEIAAELGRLQTQVTELLTSQGGLWLQQSSPVMATQYTEFNTSLTKAINELNTFAQSFNMIAKNLSDMDTSLSKPSS, encoded by the coding sequence ATGGCTGAAGTAAATGTCGATTACACCGCGGTCAACACCGTCGCCACCCGGCTCACCACCGAGGGCGGCGAGATCGCGGCCGAGCTGGGCCGCCTGCAGACCCAGGTCACCGAGCTGCTGACCAGCCAGGGCGGTCTGTGGCTGCAGCAGTCCAGCCCGGTGATGGCCACCCAGTACACCGAGTTCAACACGTCGCTGACCAAGGCGATCAACGAGCTCAACACGTTCGCGCAGAGCTTCAACATGATCGCCAAGAACCTGTCCGACATGGACACCAGCCTGTCCAAGCCGAGTTCCTGA
- a CDS encoding PadR family transcriptional regulator, with the protein MTMQEPTFFILTALVRTPLHGYGIMQAVAELSDGRVQLKAGTLYAALDRLSSDGLIVVDREEAVGGRLRRYYLLSDDGRAALEEAVARLQSNAKVAATRLREAFGFIGGVQHA; encoded by the coding sequence ATGACGATGCAGGAACCGACGTTCTTCATCCTCACCGCGCTGGTGCGTACGCCCCTGCACGGTTACGGGATCATGCAGGCGGTCGCCGAGCTGTCCGACGGCCGCGTGCAACTCAAGGCCGGCACGCTCTACGCCGCGCTGGACCGGCTGAGCTCGGACGGCCTGATCGTCGTGGACCGCGAGGAGGCGGTGGGTGGCCGGCTGCGCCGGTACTACCTGCTCTCCGACGACGGGCGCGCGGCGCTCGAGGAGGCGGTGGCGAGGCTCCAGTCGAACGCGAAGGTGGCCGCGACCCGGCTGCGCGAGGCGTTCGGCTTCATCGGGGGAGTTCAGCATGCCTGA
- a CDS encoding FtsK/SpoIIIE domain-containing protein: MRTLLTLAGRDHALDVQVDTQVAALTEKFGDTPDWYLDGKRLRPTDTVSEAGLFTGVRVGLGHPVPAKPVRDLPGDARVHWLEVHAVGGPAAGRIWPVGLGTHDIGGAPGSAIDPGGPGLPSHGARLTVDERGHAWVTAARDGSARLTIARPPDEADVAVPAGHRRDGARRWLPGVDLAVGETLLRLVERSAPDAAVTPATDVPVLDFNRPPRIVPPLLFSRKRLPTPPAKPSRRPIPVLVALAPMVMGLAFVLVFHSLFYLIIMAFSPILAVANWWSDRRSGRKKYRADMAEYTIKRAEAIAALTGSVDHERAARCEASPDPATVFLTVVGPGRRLWERRRRDPDHLVLRVGTMDQPSLIEIEDPARPEGERQIRWTVADVPVTLDMVDRGVIGLAGAEDTRYAVARWLVMQSAALHSPRDLRVHVLTEAAGQDRWAWVRWLPHTRPPDEPVGRPYTMIGNDPETVANRVAELVSLITARQKARGSQLGQVMFTEPDVLLIMDGARRLREVPGMVQVLTEGPAVRVFAICIDAEERLLPEECMAVVRADEDGLTCRQTGVPEATAVRPDAVTPYWCDRVARAMAPLRDVTPDETAGLPNTARLLDLLDADPPRADDLAARWTRQPASTSFLIGAGFDGPVTLDLVRDGPHALIAGTTGAGKSELLQTLVAGLAAANRPDELTFVLVDYKGGSAFHSCVRLPHTLGMVTDLDSALVTRALDSLAAELRRREEILARAAAKDLPRYRLMRQRDPSLPAVPRLVLVIDEFATLAREVPEFIPGLVSIAQRGRSLGIHLILATQRPAGVVTSDIRANTNLRIALRVTDPQESSDVIDVPDAAMIPGAVPGRALVRLAHRSTVPFQTAYAGAVHGEVVKVAAPVEGVELPWTKLGRVLPPPARPIELEEADELAATELDVLVDALVEAAHDLEVEPQPSPWLPPLAPTVLLDDLTTGRRIAPFALADIPEQQAQRVLGCDLSAMGHLYVLGASRSGRSQLLRTLGASLVRTYSCADVHFYAIDAAGGAMAALTEFPHTGAVVPRTDMERVERLFSRIRAEVTRRHELLAKHSCAGLDELRAALPEADRPAHLVMFVDGWDSLAAVLTEHDGGRLYELMLGLLREGPAAGLHLVMSSERGLLSGRAAGLNDYKIMLRMTDRTDYSSIGVSPRRVPEVVPAGRGWSSLDRAEVQVALLTADPSGQAQAEAMRKIAVRTAHRDSSVPAGLRPFPVAMLPSTVTFADAIALMPESDRRPLRALLGLGGDAGAPITVDFAGQQNTFLVAGPPGSGRSNTLATFAISLLAAGTALVVLTPRESPLRKLAVHGNVTVFDGANPDPAQFTAAVERAGGPVVVLVDDVDLFGFANPIDPALRQIVATGRDRGIGLAYAGTAETLSQALGGWVAEARRSRQGVLLAPQTSIEGDLVGMRVPPALLRSGSRPGRGHIPDPAAGSLSSIAIPHTVLK, translated from the coding sequence ATGCGCACCCTCCTCACCCTCGCCGGCCGCGACCACGCCCTGGACGTGCAGGTGGACACCCAGGTCGCGGCGCTCACCGAGAAGTTCGGCGACACCCCCGACTGGTACCTGGACGGCAAACGGCTGCGCCCCACCGACACCGTCAGCGAGGCCGGCCTGTTCACCGGCGTACGCGTCGGTCTCGGTCACCCGGTCCCGGCCAAGCCGGTCCGGGACCTCCCCGGCGATGCCCGGGTCCACTGGCTGGAGGTGCACGCCGTCGGTGGCCCGGCCGCCGGCCGGATCTGGCCGGTCGGACTCGGCACCCACGACATCGGCGGCGCCCCCGGCTCGGCGATCGACCCGGGCGGCCCCGGCCTGCCCTCGCACGGCGCCCGGCTGACCGTCGACGAGCGCGGGCACGCCTGGGTGACCGCGGCCCGGGACGGCAGCGCCCGGCTGACCATCGCCCGCCCGCCGGACGAGGCGGACGTGGCGGTGCCCGCGGGACATCGCCGGGACGGGGCCCGGCGCTGGCTGCCCGGTGTCGACCTGGCCGTCGGCGAGACGCTGCTGCGCCTGGTGGAGCGGTCCGCGCCGGACGCCGCGGTGACCCCGGCGACGGACGTGCCGGTGCTCGACTTCAACCGGCCGCCGCGGATCGTGCCGCCGCTGCTGTTCTCCCGCAAGCGGCTGCCGACGCCGCCGGCGAAGCCGTCCCGCCGGCCGATCCCGGTGCTCGTCGCGCTCGCGCCGATGGTGATGGGCCTGGCGTTCGTGCTGGTCTTCCACTCGCTGTTCTACCTGATCATCATGGCGTTCAGCCCGATCCTGGCGGTCGCCAACTGGTGGTCGGACCGGCGCAGCGGCCGCAAGAAGTACCGGGCCGACATGGCCGAGTACACGATCAAGCGGGCCGAGGCGATCGCCGCCCTGACCGGCTCGGTCGACCACGAGCGGGCCGCCCGGTGCGAGGCCTCGCCGGACCCGGCGACTGTCTTCCTGACCGTGGTCGGCCCCGGCCGCCGGCTCTGGGAGCGCCGTCGCCGCGACCCGGACCACCTGGTGCTGCGGGTCGGCACGATGGACCAGCCGTCGCTGATCGAGATCGAGGACCCGGCCCGCCCGGAGGGGGAGCGCCAGATCCGCTGGACGGTCGCCGACGTCCCGGTCACCCTGGACATGGTCGACCGCGGGGTGATCGGCCTGGCCGGCGCCGAGGACACCCGGTACGCCGTGGCCCGCTGGCTGGTGATGCAGTCCGCCGCCCTGCACAGCCCCCGCGACCTGCGCGTGCACGTGCTCACCGAGGCGGCCGGGCAGGACCGCTGGGCGTGGGTGCGCTGGCTGCCGCACACCCGACCGCCGGACGAGCCGGTCGGACGCCCGTACACGATGATCGGAAATGATCCGGAGACGGTGGCGAACCGCGTCGCCGAGCTGGTGTCCCTGATCACCGCGCGGCAGAAGGCCCGCGGCTCGCAGCTCGGCCAGGTGATGTTCACCGAGCCGGACGTGCTGCTGATCATGGACGGCGCCCGCCGGCTGCGCGAGGTGCCCGGCATGGTCCAGGTGCTCACCGAGGGGCCGGCCGTCCGGGTCTTCGCGATCTGCATCGACGCCGAGGAACGCCTGCTCCCGGAGGAGTGCATGGCGGTCGTCCGGGCCGACGAGGACGGCCTGACCTGCCGCCAGACCGGGGTGCCGGAGGCGACCGCGGTACGGCCGGACGCGGTGACGCCGTACTGGTGCGACCGGGTGGCCCGGGCGATGGCCCCGCTGCGCGACGTCACCCCGGACGAGACCGCCGGCCTGCCGAACACCGCCCGCCTGCTGGACCTGCTCGACGCCGACCCGCCGCGGGCCGACGACCTGGCCGCCCGGTGGACCCGGCAGCCGGCCTCGACCTCGTTCCTGATCGGCGCCGGCTTCGACGGCCCGGTCACCCTGGACCTGGTCCGGGACGGGCCGCACGCGCTGATCGCGGGCACCACCGGCGCCGGCAAGTCGGAGCTGCTGCAGACCCTGGTGGCCGGGCTGGCCGCGGCGAACCGGCCGGACGAGCTGACCTTCGTGCTGGTCGACTACAAGGGCGGCAGCGCCTTCCACAGCTGTGTCCGGCTGCCGCACACCCTGGGCATGGTCACCGACCTGGACAGCGCGCTGGTCACCCGGGCCCTCGACTCGCTCGCCGCCGAGCTGCGCCGCCGCGAGGAGATCCTGGCCCGGGCCGCCGCCAAGGACCTGCCGCGGTACCGGCTGATGCGCCAGCGGGACCCGTCGCTGCCCGCGGTGCCCCGGCTGGTGCTGGTCATCGACGAGTTCGCGACGCTGGCCCGGGAGGTGCCGGAGTTCATCCCGGGCCTGGTCAGCATCGCGCAGCGGGGCCGTTCGCTGGGCATCCACCTGATCCTGGCCACCCAGCGGCCGGCCGGCGTGGTCACCTCGGACATCCGGGCGAACACCAACCTGCGGATCGCGCTGCGGGTCACCGACCCGCAGGAGAGCTCCGACGTGATCGACGTGCCGGACGCCGCGATGATCCCGGGCGCGGTGCCCGGGCGGGCGCTGGTGCGGCTGGCACACCGGTCGACGGTGCCGTTCCAGACCGCGTACGCGGGCGCCGTCCACGGCGAGGTGGTCAAGGTCGCCGCCCCGGTCGAGGGGGTGGAGCTGCCCTGGACGAAGCTGGGCCGGGTGCTCCCGCCGCCGGCCCGGCCGATCGAGCTGGAGGAGGCCGACGAGCTGGCCGCCACCGAGCTGGACGTGCTGGTCGACGCGCTCGTCGAGGCCGCCCACGACCTGGAGGTGGAGCCGCAGCCGAGCCCGTGGCTGCCGCCGCTCGCCCCGACGGTGCTGCTGGACGACCTCACCACCGGGCGCCGGATCGCGCCGTTCGCGCTGGCCGACATCCCCGAGCAGCAGGCGCAGCGGGTGCTGGGCTGCGATCTGTCCGCGATGGGCCACCTCTACGTGCTGGGCGCGTCCCGCTCCGGCCGCTCGCAGCTGCTGCGGACGCTGGGGGCGTCGCTGGTGCGTACGTACTCCTGCGCCGACGTGCACTTCTACGCGATCGACGCGGCCGGCGGCGCGATGGCCGCGCTGACCGAGTTCCCGCACACCGGGGCGGTGGTCCCGCGGACCGACATGGAACGGGTGGAACGCCTGTTCAGCCGGATCCGGGCCGAGGTGACCCGGCGGCACGAGCTGCTCGCCAAGCACTCCTGCGCCGGCCTCGACGAGCTGCGCGCGGCGCTGCCCGAGGCGGACCGGCCGGCCCACCTGGTGATGTTCGTCGACGGGTGGGACTCGCTCGCCGCGGTGCTCACCGAGCACGACGGCGGCCGGCTCTACGAGCTGATGCTCGGCCTGCTCCGGGAGGGTCCGGCGGCCGGTCTGCACCTGGTGATGTCGTCCGAGCGCGGCCTGCTCTCCGGCCGGGCGGCGGGCCTGAACGACTACAAGATCATGCTGCGGATGACCGACCGGACCGACTATTCGAGCATCGGGGTCAGCCCGCGCCGGGTGCCCGAGGTGGTCCCGGCCGGCCGGGGCTGGAGCTCGCTGGACCGCGCCGAGGTCCAGGTCGCGCTGCTCACCGCGGACCCGTCCGGGCAGGCCCAGGCCGAGGCGATGCGCAAGATCGCGGTCCGGACCGCGCACCGCGACTCGTCCGTGCCGGCCGGCCTGCGCCCGTTCCCGGTCGCGATGCTGCCCAGCACGGTCACCTTCGCCGACGCGATCGCCCTGATGCCGGAGTCCGACCGGCGCCCACTGCGGGCCCTGCTCGGTCTCGGTGGCGACGCCGGCGCGCCGATCACGGTCGACTTCGCCGGCCAGCAGAACACGTTCCTGGTGGCCGGCCCGCCCGGCTCGGGCCGGAGCAACACGCTCGCCACGTTCGCGATCTCGCTGCTGGCCGCCGGCACCGCGCTGGTCGTGCTCACCCCGCGCGAGTCGCCGCTGCGCAAGCTCGCCGTGCACGGCAACGTGACCGTCTTCGACGGCGCCAACCCGGACCCGGCCCAGTTCACCGCGGCGGTCGAGCGGGCCGGCGGCCCGGTGGTGGTGCTGGTCGACGACGTGGACCTGTTCGGCTTCGCGAACCCGATCGACCCGGCCCTGCGGCAGATCGTCGCGACCGGCCGGGACCGCGGCATCGGCCTCGCCTACGCCGGCACCGCGGAGACGCTGAGTCAGGCGCTGGGCGGCTGGGTCGCCGAGGCGCGCCGCTCCCGGCAGGGTGTGCTGCTGGCCCCGCAGACGTCGATCGAGGGTGACCTGGTCGGCATGCGGGTGCCCCCGGCACTGCTGCGCTCCGGCAGCCGGCCGGGCCGCGGCCACATCCCGGACCCGGCGGCCGGTTCGCTGAGTTCGATCGCCATCCCGCACACGGTGCTCAAATAA
- a CDS encoding substrate-binding domain-containing protein: protein MVVTLLLLVVLAAVVAVLLLLRKRRRERWQRNAATNLHDDPFRNRPGGTGPATAEAAKPVSAAVERFAQMPLAAPRRIRVSRPMLIAVVVLLLLAGAGIFWAQRDPAAPTPEPVAAPACDVRLRVAAAPEIAPVVQAAAKAANGGSDCGPIQVTAEQPAVTETAKSRPDVWIPSSTLWLRIAAGDGLTYTADGPPLARSPIVVAGPQPVVDQLAKDGKTAWALIAKAATEHRLPSVTMADPMHDTVGMLSVYAIHQAMNRTTPDQGIAQLRALTLRSRLTDAATDPATLLAKAAGGSADVGVFAVTEQQLGAYQKGGHAVPLGGAAPVDGLVAADYPYAVSPAADRDLTAKLRAALTPAVLTAAGFRTDEPAGLLPMPAKPDQIMTLALQWSQYKTLDFQVLLLIDGSGSMNEKISDKGGKATTKAGLLRTTGLNASQLFGEETDIGLWYFATPKATSPAHSEALTFGPINGKIGAKTRREVLGARISQYSAIGNAGTPLYQTVLDGLDAMRAKAKPGTVTLVVVLTDGMDQGSRFAMTNQEFQGKLAAERDPARPVPIIAVGYGANADMSALNGMAKATGGVAVAANDPADVASAMAKAFLAAHAPS, encoded by the coding sequence GTGGTCGTCACCCTGCTGCTGCTCGTCGTGCTGGCGGCGGTCGTTGCCGTGCTGCTCCTCCTGCGCAAGCGCCGCCGCGAACGCTGGCAGCGCAACGCCGCCACCAACCTGCACGACGACCCGTTCCGCAACCGCCCCGGCGGCACCGGCCCGGCCACGGCCGAGGCGGCCAAGCCGGTCAGCGCCGCCGTCGAGCGCTTCGCCCAGATGCCGCTCGCCGCGCCCCGCCGGATCCGGGTGTCCCGCCCGATGCTGATCGCGGTGGTGGTGCTGCTGCTCCTGGCCGGTGCCGGGATCTTCTGGGCACAGCGGGATCCGGCCGCGCCCACCCCCGAGCCGGTCGCCGCGCCCGCCTGTGACGTGCGGCTGCGGGTCGCCGCCGCCCCGGAGATCGCCCCGGTCGTCCAGGCCGCCGCGAAGGCCGCGAACGGCGGCTCCGACTGCGGCCCGATCCAGGTCACCGCCGAGCAGCCGGCGGTCACCGAGACCGCCAAGAGCCGCCCGGACGTGTGGATCCCGTCCAGCACGCTCTGGCTGCGGATCGCCGCCGGCGACGGGCTCACCTACACCGCCGACGGTCCGCCGCTGGCCCGCTCGCCGATCGTGGTGGCCGGCCCGCAACCGGTCGTCGACCAGCTCGCCAAGGACGGCAAAACCGCGTGGGCGCTGATCGCCAAGGCCGCGACCGAGCACCGGCTGCCGTCGGTCACGATGGCCGACCCGATGCACGACACCGTCGGGATGCTCTCGGTCTACGCGATCCACCAGGCGATGAACCGGACCACGCCGGACCAGGGCATCGCCCAGCTGCGGGCGCTGACGTTGCGCAGCCGGCTGACCGACGCCGCGACCGACCCGGCCACGCTGCTGGCGAAGGCCGCCGGGGGCAGCGCCGACGTGGGTGTGTTCGCGGTGACCGAGCAGCAGCTCGGGGCGTACCAGAAGGGCGGGCACGCGGTCCCGCTCGGCGGGGCGGCTCCGGTCGACGGACTGGTGGCGGCGGATTATCCGTACGCCGTCAGCCCGGCAGCGGACCGGGACCTGACCGCCAAGCTCCGCGCCGCGCTCACCCCGGCCGTGCTGACCGCGGCCGGTTTCCGCACCGACGAGCCGGCCGGGCTACTGCCGATGCCGGCGAAGCCGGATCAGATCATGACCCTGGCCCTGCAGTGGTCCCAGTACAAGACGCTGGACTTCCAGGTGCTGCTGCTGATCGACGGCTCCGGCTCGATGAACGAGAAGATCAGCGACAAGGGCGGTAAGGCCACCACCAAGGCCGGGCTGCTGCGTACCACCGGCCTGAACGCCAGCCAGCTGTTCGGCGAGGAGACCGACATCGGGCTGTGGTACTTCGCCACCCCGAAGGCGACCAGCCCGGCGCACTCCGAGGCGCTGACGTTCGGCCCGATCAACGGCAAGATCGGCGCCAAGACGCGCCGGGAGGTGCTCGGCGCGCGGATCAGTCAGTACAGCGCGATCGGCAACGCCGGCACGCCGCTCTACCAGACCGTGCTGGACGGGCTGGACGCGATGCGGGCCAAGGCCAAGCCGGGCACGGTCACCCTGGTCGTGGTGCTCACCGACGGGATGGACCAGGGCTCCCGCTTCGCCATGACCAACCAGGAGTTCCAGGGCAAGCTGGCCGCCGAGCGGGACCCGGCGCGCCCGGTGCCGATCATCGCGGTCGGCTACGGCGCGAACGCCGACATGTCCGCGCTCAACGGCATGGCCAAGGCGACCGGCGGCGTGGCGGTGGCCGCCAACGACCCGGCCGACGTGGCGTCCGCGATGGCCAAGGCGTTCCTCGCGGCGCACGCGCCCAGTTAG
- a CDS encoding TetR/AcrR family transcriptional regulator C-terminal domain-containing protein, protein MAKRERGSLSRAEIVKVALEVAEADGADALTFRRLGPALGVAPTAVLRHFRDKDELLLAIGAQLLENALAEVDLAEPSWRERLLSLARASRRAFVAHPRVAALVATRTLRQEAEFRTVELILGALAQAGLSGREAASMYRVVADTILAWTAFEATVHAVGLDVMHRDGLAWTREYVVLPADRYPHIRAVAEHLSEVDREDQFELALNLVLDAVEARAARGR, encoded by the coding sequence ATGGCGAAGCGCGAGCGGGGATCACTGAGCCGGGCCGAGATCGTCAAGGTCGCCCTGGAGGTGGCCGAGGCGGACGGCGCGGACGCGCTGACGTTCCGGCGGCTCGGGCCCGCGCTCGGGGTCGCCCCGACGGCGGTGCTGCGGCACTTCCGGGACAAGGACGAGCTGCTGCTGGCGATCGGCGCGCAGCTGCTGGAGAACGCGCTGGCCGAGGTGGACCTGGCCGAGCCGAGCTGGCGGGAGCGGCTGCTGTCGCTGGCCCGGGCGAGCCGCCGGGCGTTCGTGGCACACCCGCGGGTGGCCGCGCTGGTGGCGACGCGGACGCTGCGGCAGGAGGCGGAGTTCCGTACCGTCGAATTGATTCTCGGCGCCCTGGCGCAGGCCGGGTTGAGCGGCCGGGAGGCCGCCAGCATGTACCGGGTGGTCGCCGACACCATCCTGGCGTGGACCGCCTTCGAGGCCACCGTGCACGCCGTCGGCCTGGACGTGATGCACCGCGACGGCCTCGCCTGGACCAGGGAGTACGTGGTGCTGCCGGCCGACCGCTACCCGCACATCCGCGCGGTCGCGGAACACCTGAGCGAGGTCGACCGGGAGGACCAGTTCGAGCTCGCGCTCAACCTGGTCCTCGACGCGGTCGAGGCCCGCGCGGCCCGGGGACGCTAA
- a CDS encoding APC family permease, which yields MPKSLGVIDGVVIAASSTAATTSIAIGTGVLAATVGRQVPILLVLAFLPMLGIAGAYARLNRSEPNCGAGYTWVGSTLGPWLGFLAGWIPVAGTVIFLAYTTAICGSLLIQTADKLGLHGLDPNSTAQCTLIGLVVLAAVTWTAIRGVEHAASFQKYLLIFEYAVLIVFCGWGLIVGDQPFSLSWLNPFAFDSFSGLAQGLVLAVFFYWGWDAAFSVTEETRNPEDAARGGYIALFTMLGLFVLGSIAFQRVLPTEELAANGAQGLSYYAAKLAGEPWASLPLLALMFSAIASVQSGVIPTARLTLAMSRDRTLGPFWARLNERGAPAAGTVVIAVVAGFVALLEFAIPTLNQAILAAVNTIGLLVAVYYGLTAIAAAVRFRGEGLRATWIPLLSGTALLALGGYLAVYYATLSDGFAISVENGWFNLAAPVIIVVIGLVAAASAKWRRRSPYFRKARLEETV from the coding sequence ATGCCGAAATCACTCGGCGTCATAGACGGCGTCGTCATCGCCGCGTCCAGCACCGCCGCCACCACCAGCATCGCGATCGGCACCGGCGTGCTCGCCGCGACCGTCGGCCGGCAGGTCCCGATCCTGCTGGTGCTGGCGTTCCTGCCGATGCTCGGCATCGCCGGCGCCTACGCCCGGCTGAACCGCTCCGAGCCGAACTGCGGCGCCGGCTACACCTGGGTGGGCAGCACGCTCGGCCCGTGGCTCGGCTTCCTGGCCGGCTGGATCCCGGTGGCCGGCACCGTGATCTTCCTGGCCTACACCACCGCGATCTGCGGTTCGCTGCTCATCCAGACCGCCGACAAGCTCGGCCTGCACGGCCTCGACCCGAACTCCACCGCGCAGTGCACCCTGATCGGCCTGGTCGTGCTGGCCGCGGTCACCTGGACCGCGATCCGCGGCGTCGAGCACGCCGCGAGCTTCCAGAAATACCTGCTGATCTTCGAGTACGCCGTGCTGATCGTCTTCTGCGGCTGGGGCCTGATCGTCGGTGACCAGCCGTTCTCGCTCTCCTGGCTGAACCCGTTCGCCTTCGACTCGTTCAGCGGGCTGGCCCAGGGCCTGGTACTGGCGGTCTTCTTCTACTGGGGCTGGGACGCCGCGTTCAGCGTCACCGAGGAGACCCGGAACCCGGAGGACGCCGCCCGCGGCGGGTACATCGCGCTCTTCACCATGCTCGGCCTGTTCGTGCTCGGCTCGATCGCGTTCCAGCGCGTCCTGCCCACCGAGGAGCTGGCCGCGAACGGCGCGCAGGGCCTCAGCTACTACGCCGCGAAGCTGGCCGGCGAGCCGTGGGCGTCGCTGCCGCTGCTCGCGCTGATGTTCTCGGCGATCGCGTCGGTGCAGTCCGGGGTGATCCCGACCGCGCGGCTCACCCTGGCGATGAGCCGGGACCGGACGCTCGGCCCGTTCTGGGCCCGGCTCAACGAGCGTGGCGCGCCCGCCGCCGGGACCGTCGTGATCGCCGTCGTGGCCGGCTTCGTGGCCTTGCTGGAGTTCGCGATCCCCACGCTCAACCAGGCGATCCTGGCCGCGGTGAACACCATCGGCCTGCTCGTGGCGGTCTACTACGGACTCACCGCGATCGCCGCCGCGGTCCGCTTCCGCGGCGAGGGCCTGCGCGCCACCTGGATCCCGCTGCTCTCCGGTACGGCGTTGCTCGCCCTCGGTGGCTATCTCGCCGTCTACTACGCCACGCTCAGCGACGGCTTCGCGATCAGCGTGGAGAACGGCTGGTTCAACCTGGCCGCACCCGTGATCATCGTGGTGATCGGCCTGGTCGCCGCCGCGAGTGCCAAGTGGCGCCGCCGTTCGCCGTACTTCCGCAAAGCTCGTCTCGAGGAGACCGTATGA
- a CDS encoding amidohydrolase, producing the protein MTAADLLFTGGPVFTADAARSRATAVAVRDGRIVAVGHDLDELRGPATEVVDLAGRLLIPGFQDAHVHAVFGGVEMGQCDLTGTTDLDEYLSRIAAYAAAHPDREWITGSGWSMESFPGGVPTADLLDRVVPDRPVYLTNRDHHGAWVNSVALDRAGITRDTPDPADGVLNRDGAGHPVGALQEGAMSLVSALIPATTPAELVAGLRRAQTLLHSLGITGWQDAMLRGSNGYPDPADAYRAAAAEGWLTAAVTGALWWDRDRGADQIAELVAHREQLTLGRLTCSTVKIMQDGVAENFTAAMTAPYLDACGCPTPNSGLSFVDPALLNSYVTELDALGFQVHFHALGDRAVREALDAIETARAKNGFRDTRPHLAHLQVVDPADIPRFRRLGATANLQPLWAAHEPQMDELTIPFLAPGLAERQYPFGDLLRAGVTLAAGSDWPVSSPNPIEGIHVAVNRTAPGADDGRVFLPGQRLDLGTALAAYTAGSGYLNHRDDSGSVRTGNVADLVVLDRDPFDEPAAEIFRAKVDETFVSGRRVYSA; encoded by the coding sequence ATGACCGCCGCTGACCTGCTCTTCACCGGTGGCCCGGTGTTCACCGCCGACGCGGCCCGATCCCGGGCGACCGCGGTGGCCGTCCGGGACGGGCGGATCGTCGCGGTCGGGCACGACCTGGACGAGCTGCGCGGGCCGGCCACCGAGGTGGTCGACCTGGCCGGTCGGCTGCTGATCCCCGGCTTCCAGGACGCGCACGTGCACGCCGTCTTCGGCGGGGTGGAGATGGGGCAGTGCGACCTGACCGGGACGACCGACCTGGACGAGTACCTGTCCCGGATCGCCGCCTACGCGGCCGCCCACCCGGACCGGGAATGGATCACCGGCAGCGGCTGGTCGATGGAGAGCTTCCCGGGCGGCGTGCCGACCGCGGACCTGCTCGACCGGGTCGTCCCGGACCGCCCGGTCTACCTGACCAACCGGGACCACCACGGCGCCTGGGTCAACTCGGTGGCCCTGGACCGCGCCGGGATCACCCGGGATACCCCGGATCCGGCCGACGGCGTGCTCAACCGGGACGGCGCCGGCCACCCGGTCGGCGCGCTGCAGGAGGGCGCGATGTCGCTGGTCAGTGCGCTGATCCCGGCGACCACCCCGGCCGAGCTGGTGGCCGGGCTGCGGCGGGCCCAGACGCTGCTGCACTCGCTGGGCATCACCGGCTGGCAGGACGCGATGCTGCGCGGCTCGAACGGCTACCCGGATCCGGCCGACGCCTACCGCGCCGCGGCCGCCGAGGGCTGGCTGACCGCGGCGGTGACCGGCGCGCTGTGGTGGGACCGGGATCGCGGCGCGGACCAGATCGCCGAGCTCGTCGCGCACCGCGAGCAGCTCACCCTCGGGCGGCTGACCTGCTCGACCGTGAAGATCATGCAGGACGGCGTGGCGGAGAACTTCACCGCCGCGATGACCGCGCCCTACCTGGACGCGTGCGGCTGCCCGACGCCGAACAGCGGGCTGAGCTTCGTCGACCCGGCGCTGCTGAACAGCTACGTCACCGAACTGGACGCGCTCGGCTTCCAGGTGCACTTCCACGCGCTCGGCGACCGGGCGGTCCGCGAGGCCCTGGACGCGATCGAGACGGCCCGGGCGAAGAACGGCTTCCGGGACACCCGGCCGCACCTGGCGCACCTGCAGGTCGTCGACCCGGCCGACATCCCGCGGTTCCGGCGGCTCGGGGCGACCGCGAACCTGCAGCCGCTGTGGGCCGCGCACGAGCCGCAGATGGACGAGCTGACCATCCCGTTCCTCGCGCCGGGACTGGCCGAGCGGCAGTACCCGTTCGGCGACCTGCTGCGCGCCGGGGTGACCCTGGCGGCCGGCTCGGACTGGCCGGTGAGCAGCCCGAACCCGATCGAGGGCATCCACGTGGCGGTGAACCGGACGGCTCCGGGCGCGGACGACGGGCGGGTGTTCCTGCCCGGGCAGCGGCTGGATCTGGGGACGGCGCTGGCGGCGTACACGGCCGGGAGCGGGTACCTGAATCACCGCGATGACAGTGGCAGCGTCCGTACCGGAAATGTCGCGGACCTCGTGGTGCTGGACCGCGACCCGTTCGACGAACCCGCCGCGGAGATTTTCCGGGCGAAGGTCGACGAGACCTTCGTCTCCGGCCGGCGCGTCTATTCGGCCTGA
- a CDS encoding gamma-glutamylcyclotransferase family protein: protein MPLLFSYGTLQDPAVQRANFGRDLEGRADALPGYAERLLEITDPDVAATSGKTHHPIVVETGADTDRVPGTVFEVTEEELSAADKYEVDDYHRVLLSLDSGVRAWVYVSAAAY from the coding sequence ATGCCTCTGCTCTTCTCGTACGGCACTCTGCAGGATCCCGCTGTCCAGCGGGCCAATTTCGGACGGGACCTGGAGGGCCGGGCGGACGCGCTGCCCGGTTACGCGGAGCGGCTCCTCGAGATCACCGACCCGGACGTCGCCGCGACCAGCGGAAAGACGCACCACCCGATCGTCGTGGAGACCGGTGCCGACACCGACCGGGTGCCGGGGACGGTCTTCGAGGTGACCGAGGAGGAGCTTTCCGCCGCCGATAAGTACGAAGTGGACGATTACCACCGGGTGCTGCTGTCGCTCGACTCCGGCGTCCGCGCCTGGGTCTACGTGAGCGCCGCCGCCTACTGA